The Palaemon carinicauda isolate YSFRI2023 chromosome 7, ASM3689809v2, whole genome shotgun sequence DNA window tatatatatattatatgtaatatatatatatataactatatatatgtaatatatatatatatatatatatatatatatatatatatatatatatatataaatatatatatatatatatctatatttataatatatatattatacataatatatattacacacacacacacacacatatatatatatatatatatatatatatatatatatatatatatatatatatatatatatatatatatatatatatgcgtgtatgttttGTGTGCGTGCTTATGTGTCTATTACTGCTGCTTGTTTTATCATGAACTGCAATTTTGATATATTACGAAATCAAGAAGCACACATTATTTAATTTTGGGTTGACCAATCCACATACAATTATGTCAATCATACGCTGCTCATACAGTGTTCCTCTTCTTCTGCTGATAATACGAATAATACAACTGAATCATAATGACAAAACTTGCGAAGAATGTCTTCACGAGCCGTATTGTTCACTGATAGATTTTAAGGTTATGTATCATAAGCATTATTTGATTAGATTACGTTAAGGTGCAAGAACTCAAATTCGACTGTAATTTGATTTTGTATTGTTAAATGAATGCCAAAGGTTTATAATGCAGTAAAAGTTTAATTTGTACATAAGGATATTATTTGAAGATCTTTTATAATCAGATGGTGAAAGGTTGTTTGTAATATCAACTATCTTTCATAAAAAATGTGGGATCTTCCTCGGATGAATAAAGATTTATATTAGACCTATGCTCATTTTACTTTTTAGACCTTCAATATTCTTTCAAATCTAAATACTTAAAACATTTTTTTGATAAGCGTGAAATGGTTAGTGATtcttatatttcattgttttttttttctttttttttttgagtagcagTATCGTTCAGGAGAGATACAAGGTATTGCTTACATGTAAAGTGCAAATTATGTTGATCATATTAAGCCTCTTATTTGCAAACGGTTTAACCTAATAATCTTTGAATGTGAATTTTCTTGAAATTCTAAACATTTTCTCAGATATTTCATCGCAATATATTACGTTTCTTTGTTTCTGATGGTCTGTTTGTTCCATGGTAATTatacctttagtaaaaaaaaaatatataaataaaaaaaaaataggacattaGCAAGTGTTGATTCTACTTCTAGATAAAAACTAGTATATTTTTACGTTAAAAAATGTTAATCAGGCAATCTGATAACCACattatattctttcttttctttgataATAATGTAAAGTAATGTACAAACAAATTGGATAAAAACccctaacatcgcaagagggtctgcccctctcttttattcttctcctgtacttctctttctccccttttccttaatctttcccgtcccgagtacctgccttcgggctataaactggatttgatccaggggtactcctcctttccccatattccctacttccctatccttattattattatttctttaataataatctaAACCCTTAAAACGTATTCTTGTCAAATATTAATTGCAATAAGGAGCAGTAATTTTGGTCTTTCTCCCTgggataaaattattattgtttttacatcACATTTGAGAAAATTACATATTGTGATATTTGAATGGTACAAGGTTACAAAAAAACCGGATATTGTTGTTTCAAACTATATTGGCTTCGTATTATGAGTGCTGGTGAAATGAAGTTGTTAACACTGCTTTAATGTTTGTTCAACTCTAAGGAAATTGAAATTTCTAGCAATTTTAGATAGGAACAATGGAAAACTTGCTTAAAGAGTAAATGGAAAATGTGTTACAAGTTTGACAAATGTGTAATTTACGATTGTGAGTTTGAGTTATGAACACGTTAAGACCGATTTAATAGGCTTTTctgaaccaaatatatatatatatatatatatatatatatatatatatatatatatatatatatatatatatatatatatatatatatatagtcccaagCTCTACAATAATCACCTAAGCAAATTAGGACTACAGCATAAGAGATTTTACTCTTATGCTGTAGTCCTAATTGTTAAACTCTGAATGCCCGTATTGCTCATATGGCCAGGGGAACATTTGCAGTTAATTGGGACAGACCAATTGTAAAATTTCAAGTTATTACTGGAAACCCACAcattaaaagggaaaaaaacatAAGAACACCacttaacctaaggttccccatgATCCTAAACCTACGAGCCGGATCCTTACCTACCCTTATAAGGCTGCTTCACACTGCACCGTCACGTCACATTACATCCCGTTACGTCACGTGATGTGATGGTGCTGTGACGGTGACAAACCGTTTAGTGTAAACACGTCCATTTATTTGCATAGAAGAAATATTGATGGAatagtgacgtgacgtgatgaatagtgtgaatacatggcACGGTTGACGTACAGGTGACAAGACGTGAAGTGACGGTGCAGTGTGAATCAGACTTTAGACCGACGTATCCTTCGCTTACCCTGAGACTAAGCTTCGAACCTGGGTTTCCTTCCCAACCGGGTTCATTTCTGGCAAGGTGACACTAAATGCTATTGCTTAAACCGTAAAACTAGCTTCTTATTATTGTATTTCAGATTAAGATGAACAACAAATTCCTCATAAATAAAATCGATTTTACAAGTATAAAGAATACGCTtgccccaacgaactacattcactctTTATTTCCatctgaatggaaaaaaaaaacatcgataataatataattagaagACCTTTGATGGATTTGCTCTTGTTTAGCAAATGGAGCGCCATTGTCTTACCAAATTTGTGCATATCTTCGTGGTTTTGGGAAGGTGAAAAACAGGTGAACTTGAATAATGCAAAGAAATAATGAGCGTGTTGTTATGCTTCAGCTGCAAATGGTTTAGGCTCGTTGCTGCCCTATTTTGTTGTGGTAATTCATTTTTTTCCATTGAAAAGGAGGATAATCAAATGGATTTAGCACTTCTTAGCGTAATTCCCATAAAGAATGGGTAGCTTCATGGAAAACGTGGCAGAGCTGCTAATCATAGACAAGACTCAATTCATTGTAGCTAAACTATATAGAACTGCAGTGTAAATTGCACTTCTGGTGAGCCAACTGTACACTTGTATTAGGCGATTAACGCTGATTAAATTTTATGTTCAGGTGGTTGattcaaaataaaacataaaaataacatatataaaaaaaatacgatTAGGCCTAGGCAAAACATTCtaaaatatatacttaattatgaTGAAGTTTCTAATACATCatatgatatgtatgtgtatatttgcagAAAGGCgttaataaaaacatatttataattgataatatatagataatcgataatacgcatatatatatatatatatatatatatatatatatatatatatatatatatatatatatatatatgtatatatatattttaatgatgttactatacttgaaatattttatttttctttatttcctttcctcactgggctattttccctgttggggcccctggacttatagcatcctgcttttccaactagggttgtagcttggtatttaataataataataataataataataataataatgataataataataataataataataataataatatagcgcgTATACTGTAtgtttacagtatttcattaaaaCTAGCGTGGGAAGACTTGACTTgagaaataatattttctttcgtGATAAGAATGGAAAACATCGTTATCTGATACAAAAACTCATAACATCCGGGTGCCTGTTTCCTCAAAGATGAACGtgagaataaagaaagaaaagaagttgTCGCCTTTTGGAAGTGTCACATTTCTTGTCTCACTtaccaacaaataaaaaaacacacattatatatatatatatatatatatatatatatatatatatatatatatatatatatatatatatatatattaataataataataataataagagattgattgatttgaagttttctggcattctgacatggaaggtcattgacaccagagagagagagagagagagagagagagagagagagagagagagagagacttcttccttGTGTAGCTTTGAATTCCAGATTTTAGAATCCCAGTCCCAACACAGTCCAGATGTatcataacaaaagaaaaaaatatacagtttatatatatatatatatatatatatatatatatatatatatatatatatatatatatatatatgcagaagaaccacagggaaaatgaaaatacgaagtataagattaagtcctgactagtttcgtgaaacttcttcagaggactgatttattgagagaggtttctttacattttatagggaaagtaaacataaccagaaatgacccttttgggtaggtgtctaatgaggttggatctccgcccagttaacacctgacctcagcccaggtagctggtaagggagtgtcattgttctctaagcctctatatgtatgttcctacgtttactttccctataaaatgtaaagaaacccttctcaataaatcagtcttctgcatctgagcatcacgttttcctgtgatttttacgcatatatatatatatatatatatatatatatatatatatatatatatatatatatgtgtgtgtgtgtgtgtgtttattgagtATACAGTGCCTTCCTTGCTCTGTTATTGTCTCTTCTTATCCGTTTGATAGTCACTCAACATCCTGTTATTCTTCAAACCATCTGGAGCTACCAAACTATCTGAGGTTTTGTGATAGAGGAAGATCTTATTTCAGTCATTTCTTTACCGCGTGAGCTGCTTAATTTAGGCTACAGATCTTCATAGGCCTAATGATCGGTTAAATTggtgatcagaaaaaaaaaattatttccaattgTATCAGATCGTTCTACCTTATGTAAAAGAATGGCTCTTGCTTTGGCAGTGTATCGACTGCTCTTCTTCTATTGATAGCAGTGTGTTTCAGTGTGTACATTGACAGTTTCTCTTCAGCAGTGGTTAAGATTAAGGCATTTGCAGATTTCCATTGACGTTCTCCTTTGCCAAATCTCAATTCTTATTTAGAACTGTTATCATTTGCTGTTGCAGTTAGTATTTAATGGTCTTTCCAAAACGACGGTATTGCCGCAACATTGCTGAAGAACACCTTCAAGGAGCGCTGGGTTTCAACTTCGGGGTCAGATTTATTTCAAAGAATGAACATGACCATCATGGCGGAGGTGAGTGTGTCTAAGTTATTcctttcttgttgttattatttctaaagtTATTGTTTTTGTGAGTTAGTGCTTTAATTTTAGTTTTCTCTTGAACCAGACTAAATGAAGACAATAGTTGAGGGGAATTTTGGTTTGTGCAGTGGCATAGGTATTGGAAGGAGATTGTGGGAGCTTTTATAAAATGACCCCGGGCCTCAAAAGCAGTGTCAGAAACGAAAAGTATGTAAGTATACATGTAAAATTGCCATATTTTCTAGGTATTTATAAAACCAACCTCAATAGCATCTTGGAAATCATATAAACTGCACCTAAATCCATTTTTTCCCATTAATCCTCCCTCCCTTGCAACTAATTGGGCTGCGCTCGCCACTCACCAAGATAACAGGTCTGTCTCAGCCCACAGGCCCCCAAACTCTGGCTACGCCCCTAGATCAGTGTCCTAAAAAGATGTTTTGATTTGAAATATAGCACGGGTGGATTAATCCCACACGAGAGGGACCTTCGTTATGCATTTCTTTATTACACTTATAACCAAAGTACAAGTGAAACAACTTCGTAAGAATGAGTGATAATATGAAGCAAAAGGGATTAGTGACTAGTCAAATTATCTAACCAATCAAATATCTTGTTACTTCATTACAAAACACATAACTCGTATTCAGGTGTTGCTTGACCGTATTTGTTTCAGAAATTTATAACCTCTCCTTCAGTGGTACTATAAATTGGTTGGATAAATACATTAATTTTTAAAGGGGACATTATTTTATACCATGAGAGTAAGGGATAGACTAATAGTATTTACTTTGATATTCCCTAAACAACTTTGTTCTCTTTTCAAAGAACGAAATCGTTGTTGTTCAAGCCCTCCTTTGGAGCATCAGCGCAGGAGTTTTCCTGGTCCTCTGTCTTATGGTAGCCATCACTTACCTCCTGAAGAAGAACCACCATCAACAAGGACCAATGCAACTCTGTAAGTTGATTTACCATTTCCTACTGTTAAAATACCTTAATTTTCATATTCAATGTACTGTACGAAGATCCCTTCAGAGATCAATGTATATTAGCCTGTGGCTGCTCATCATGATTATGCTCACGTGCTCACCCAGTTAGACAGGTACTCTAAGTTAGACTATGTTAGTCTGTCGATTGAGAAATTCTTGACTATTCTTCTCCACTCCGCGCGATCCCGACGGATCCGCACAGGTTCATTGAAATTTGTGTTGCATCTTGCTATATATAATGccataaattgtaagaattgtaaatgtctatttcctaataaaaggaaaatatacagGACACTAGTTCTTGGCCTTCGCTGTCATCTATTTACATCCCGATGCTCTGGCATTCTGCAgatatgtccaaaccatctcatttTGCTCTTTACAATTTGAAGAATTATGTATCACACacaatcatttaaaggtttaaaggtcactcatgaatggcagaggcaagggacagtgacattgccctagcaatcaggacaatgccctagagactgaccatgtttcctatgatcagcgcccaagcctcctctccaaccaagctaggaccagggaggggcaggcattggctgctgatgattcaacagatagacctataggctccccaaaccccccaaccctagctcacacggatggtaaggttgcagacactaatggcactaacgagacgaactctcgtctggcaaacaccagactgagacgttacctatcaggccacaacaaccctaattggtattattattgtataATCTGTTTCTTTTAGTTACACTATACATTAGACACAACATGTGCCTATTGCTATCTCGCAAACCTCATATTTCAGTTGGTCTTTCAGCTGCCCGCCGAAAGGGAGAGGAATGGAATGAAGGAAAGGCATCCCACGTCAAATTTGGACCAACTATGAGCCTGGATACTGACCAGTATTTGCGGCCTCGTGATCTCCCTACAAAATCGGTAAAGTATCATCTTTTGGGTTTAGAATTGGGGTAATTAAGTATACCATAGTTTCTGAGCGTATTTCAGCCGAAAGGagtcttttttttaattgttaacacGAAAGGGTAACTGGAATCCAGGTAGATAGAACAATGCATATTATTTTGGATAGTGGAGCAATGAAAAGGCTCCATTAACTATAAAAACCGTTAAATTTCTGCCTTAGAGTGCCTGTTTTATAGAAAGAAAACTTGGAAATATTTGGGGAAATAACTGAAAAACTGACTCGGTCAAACAGTATTCCCATTTACTTAAACTCAGGTTCCAATCTAATATCAACTTAATATCTATTTCTAATCTTTATTGCAGGAAATAAGCCTTGCCATCTGATAAGACATTTCATTGATAATATTACATTTAACTGATTACAAATAACTTTCATGTCACAGAAATATCTAACTGTATttatggcgtgaattcattgaggcccatCCTGTGGTTGTCAGATGATTAATAAGATTTATTAGAAATTATTTCCTCCCGTACAGACACGACAGACTTCCCCTTCCGGCTCTCTTGACCACCACATCTACGACGACCCAGAATTCATCCAGTCCTGCGTCAAGATGGGCAGACCCAACACCAATGGATCTGACACCTCAAGTAAGATATTATATCCTTCTATATGTCATTCCACACGCTTTCTGAGTGTATATAGCTTaatgtggcgaaagggtttgtttattgacatgatcagccaagctgtactagccagggccaccccaactagattggtttgctgtgagcgatcagaccaaagtctcctaccatcaccaatccgcagtggccagtgtggtgatgaaaactagccatatcttcaaa harbors:
- the LOC137643703 gene encoding uncharacterized protein isoform X1, with amino-acid sequence MNMTIMAENEIVVVQALLWSISAGVFLVLCLMVAITYLLKKNHHQQGPMQLFGLSAARRKGEEWNEGKASHVKFGPTMSLDTDQYLRPRDLPTKSTRQTSPSGSLDHHIYDDPEFIQSCVKMGRPNTNGSDTSSSRESNNYEKVHDYANAPRSQRRH
- the LOC137643703 gene encoding uncharacterized protein isoform X2: MNMTIMAENEIVVVQALLWSISAGVFLVLCLMVAITYLLKKNHHQQGPMQLSARRKGEEWNEGKASHVKFGPTMSLDTDQYLRPRDLPTKSTRQTSPSGSLDHHIYDDPEFIQSCVKMGRPNTNGSDTSSSRESNNYEKVHDYANAPRSQRRH